A single region of the Zootoca vivipara chromosome 2, rZooViv1.1, whole genome shotgun sequence genome encodes:
- the LOC118081590 gene encoding aquaporin-5-like yields the protein MKNEACSLAFFRAVFAEFLATMIFVLVGVGSALNWPSALPGMVQISMAFGLAIATLVQSVGHVSGAHINPAVTVGLLVAQKISVVRSVAYVVAQMVGAIAGAGVIYQLAPPDVRGTLAVNALHNNTGAGQAVGVELILTFLLVLCVFASTDSRRTDAVGSPALSIGLSVTTGHFLGIYFTGCSMNPARSFGPAVIMANFQDHWIFWVGPLVGGIVASLIYNVILAPDTRSLSERLDVLKGTYQPEDDWVEKNDQRYSTELVENRRIMES from the exons ATGAAGAATGAAGCTTGCTCGCTGGCCTTTTTCAGAGCCGTCTTTGCCGAGTTCTTGGCCACCATGATATTTGTGCTTGTCGGGGTGGGCTCGGCCTTGAATTGGCCGTCGGCACTCCCAGGGATGGTGCAGATTTCCATGGCCTTTGGCTTGGCCATCGCCACCCTCGTCCAGTCCGTGGGCCATGTCAGCGGGGCTCACATCAACCCAGCGGTGACAGTGGGCCTCCTCGTTGCACAAAAGATTTCAGTCGTGAGATCGGTGGCCTACGTTGTGGCTCAGATGGTGGGAGCGATAGCTGGGGCAGGAGTGATCTACCAGCTCGCTCCACCCGATGTCCGAGGGACCCTGGCCGTAAATGCG CTGCACAACAACACAGGAGCAGGACAGGCAGTGGGAGTAGAGCTGATTCTCACCTTCCTGCTGGTCCTCTGCGTCTTCGCCTCGACGGACAGCCGCAGAACTGATGCTGTGGGCTCGCCAGCGTTAAGTATCGGGCTGTCAGTCACAACCGGCCATTTCCTAGGG ATCTATTTCACGGGCTGCTCAATGAATCCTGCACGGTCTTTTGGCCCCGCTGTCATAATGGCAAACTTCCAAGATCACTGG atctttTGGGTGGGACCTCTGGTGGGCGGTATTGTGGCCTCTCTGATCTACAACGTCATCCTCGCTCCTGACACAAGAAGCCTATCCGAGAGGCTTGATGTTCTGAAAGGGACCTACCAACCTGAAGATGACTGGGTGGAGAAGAATGATCAGAGGTACTCAACGGAACTGGTGGAGAATcgcagaatcatggaatcataa